The following DNA comes from Flavobacterium sp. N3904.
AATTTTGGTATTTGATGCTCTTAAAGTAAACTTTTGCTCTTCTATTTTTCTAAAATCCAGCAACTGATTAATCAATCTCAATAATCGATTGGAGTTTTTATGAATTAACTTTACTTCTTCTATAAGTGCTGTACCTTTAATTTTGTCGTTTTCAATCAAAGACTCCACATAACTCATTATCAAAGTAATAGGTGTTTTAAATTCATGCGATAATCCTGTAAAGAAATTTAATTTTGCTTCGTTACTTTTTTTAGCAATTTCAGATATCTTCTGAATTTCATTGTTTTGATCAATTACAGTTTGGTTAATAAGTTCCAATTTTTTTTTATTCCTCGAAATAGAAATTGTTGAATATATACTATATATAGCAAGGCTTAAAATGATAATCAGGAAAAAACTTAACAATCGCACTAAATTATTCTGAGAAGCATATTCTTTTTCTTGTACTTTAATTGCTCCTTGTTGCGATTCGATAACTTTTTGCTGCTGATCCACTTTATCCATTTGATTTTCAATAATTTCAGCATTTACCTGATCAATCACAATCGTTTTTAATATATTGTTTTTAGCAATTGGTTCATTATTGTATATTTTTAATGCAAGTTTTAAAGCCTCATTCCCACCTGTCGGGTACAATATTGTCCCATCCAAAATGCCGTTTTTAACTAGTTCAATCCCCCCATTTATAGAATTTAATCCGTCTACTCCAATAAATTTTATTTTTTTTTCAAGCCCCAATGTTTTTGCTGTTTCCCATGCACTCAAAGCCATCCTGTCATTATGAGCAAAAATATATTCGACATCATGATTTTGTAATAAGATTTTTCTCAAAGGTTCTTTAACTGATTCTTTTTCCCAGTCACCCTGTATTGTATTTATGATTTTAAATCGAGGATTATCTTGAATAATTTGATTAAAACCAATACTGCGTTCGTATGCAGGTGAAGAGCCACTTGCTCCCATAATTTCAATTATCTTTCCAGATCCCCGACTTTTGGATATAATATACTTTGCCGCAATTCGACCTACTTCAATATTATCAGCTCCAAGATAAGCTGTATATTTTTCACTGTCAATTTTTCTATCAACTACCAATACTGGAATACCGGCTTTTATTGATTTTTCTACAACTGCAGTAAGTGGTTTAGATTCAATTGGAGATACAATAATGACATCTACTTTATTTGAAATAAACCTTTCAATGTCTTCAATTTGTTTATCTACATTATTATTGGCATCCCTTATGGTAAGATTAACTTCAGGTCGTAAAGAGGCCTCAACTTTTATGGAACTATTCATTTGTTTACGCCAATCATCTGTAGTCATAGCTTGCGAAAAACCAACTTTTATTTTATTACCACTTTCTTGTTTACAAGATACTAAACTGAGTGAAGCTAAAAATAATAGCAATGTATATTTGATAATAGGATTCATAACACAATAAAATTTTGGTAAATAGATTTGTTTTCGAAATAAAGTATTTTAAATTACTATTATCAAAAATAATTAGGAAGGATTTTTTAATTATGATAAGGAAGGAAGTAGTAATAATTAAAAAGTAAAATTAAACTTTTATTTTATGTCTTCAAAATTGTAACTACACATAATTAAATTAATTACAAAATATATTTTTACATTGATGTGCAGTATTATTTTTTCTTGTCCACTAATACGGCTTGAAAAAAAATACATCTCCAATTTAAGATTCTCTGGTGTTACTTCAAATGATTGAATGGTACTATATTGTTCCTAACTTCAAAGTAATAATATTCTAGGCATAATCTTTTGTTTCTTTTGCATCAAGACAAATCGAAGATTCAACGAACACCACTTATAAAAAATTTAAAGGAGCTAAAAGAAAAAATCTGGGGTCACAATAAGAAGATCCGTTCGATGATTTTTAAAAATAATATATTGATTACTAATATTTTATTTGTTTTGCGCCGAGGCAAATCGAAGATTCAGCGAACACTGATTATAATAAAATTTACGTGAGTTTAAAGAAAAAACTCTCTTATACTCGACAAGTTCCAGATGCATTTTCAGAGGGAGATAATGGCCGTAACGAGGTTATCCTTGTTTTTACACATTATTCGTGCTTTCAATTAATTTATCATCAAAGCTTTAGTTATTACAGAAAGGCCTTTCTTCCTTTTTTATTTCTCCACTTGTGTTAAGAAAACTTTTATTGTTCCTAAATTAATTGCAAACCTTGTGCATTCGTCAAACTAATAGCATCACGTTTATCTACCCAATTGATGTCATTTATTTCTCTAAATATATAAGTTCTTCCAGTGAAGTCTCCGTTTAATACAATAGGTTTGTTTTTAACCAATTTCACCTTAACCATTCCTTTTGGAATTTGACTATTGGCTGCTGAATACGTAGAGCGTTGCTGATTACAATTGCACATATTAATTAAAATTTTTGTTGGTTAATTTTTCCAGTAAAATAGAAGCACCTGAATAATATAGCGTTAAAACTACTATTTCCTGCCAGCATCGCGAAACAAAACAGGCACACAGTAGCCCAATCCAAATACTAAGACAATAAAAACAATCCATCAATGTTCCGAAAAAAGAATTGCCTGCAAACTTTCTGATTTTGATGATGAAATCAAAAGGACCGTCCTCTGAGCTGATCAAATGGGTTAGTCGCCAAACAATAATTACAACAATAAAATATTTTTCCAAATCATTCATGTTTTTTAAGAATAAAAAAAAGCTGCCGAAAGGAATCCCGGCAACTTTTATATTGTTATGCTATTTTTTTTCTTTTAAACAAATATTGTAAGAGGCTGGCGTATAATGTCCAACACCCTGACTATCTACAATGGTTTTATCAACTGCATATAAGGATATGCTTCCGCAAGGATAAGCATTTGCCAGTGTAACGATACTAAAACTGGTGCCGGGCAATGCAGGCGTATTAGTGGTACCCGATGGATCAGCTGTACCTGTTCCCCATGTACTACCAAAACTCCAGTAATAAAGGTTTTTGTCATACACATAGAAAGTTCCATTTATGGTGTCTCCTTTGGCGTAATGCGTACAATCTCCTTGATCATCTATTTGCAATTGAATTACCGGAGCGGTATTATCCATTTGTATGGTTTTAGAAAATACCCCTGGTATGGTATCTACTTCCATCTCAATCAAAAATTTATCTTCTGTACCCGGCGTAAATCGTGCCAAAACATTTAAAGTATTTTTTGAAACATCCAAAAATGGATAATAACCTCCTGAGTCAGGGGTTTGCGTGGTGTATTGCACCCAAGGTGAAAAAGGAAGCGAACCTACTACAGTAAATGAATCACTGGCATAAGTAAATGTTCCGTCTACCAGATTTGTGATTTTTATTTTGTAACGATACCCCGGGAATGAAGGGCCGTTTAATACTACGATACCTCCAAACGGCGCTCCGGTTGGTACAGGAACACCATTGAATGCAAAAAATGCACCTGTAGATGTTAGACCCGTTGCATCGTTTACGTGAGCAACATCGATTCCTCCGATGATATTAAACAACGGAATCACATCGCCGGGATTTAATTCGATACCCGGTTTAATTTGCACATGGCTATCGATTCTGTTGCCATAATATTCCAATTTATTTGGATTCGTTGTTGATGGTGCCAAATTCCATGACAATACACCACGCACTTTTATTACGTTTGGATTACTGCATAATTTTCTATGAAAAGTTGCATCCAATGGCAAAGAAACAGAATAAGACAAGTGATCTCCTTTCATATCAATATCATGAACTTTCAACTCAACTGTATTTACATATTGCCAGGCGCAACTATCGTCCCAATCTACCCAAAAAGAAATATATTCCTTGCTTCCAGGGTCGCAAAGATCACCTATGAAACCAGTTTTCTTTTTAATTTTCAAGGTAGCCACCAAACTTTCCGTAGCATAATCCAATCCAACACATTCCAATTCTTCAAAGTCAACATTGGCTTTGGATGTGTCTATTGGGAGGGCAATGATTTGATCTATAATTGAATTAATATTAATGTTCAATTTTTCTAACATTGATTTATCCATAATCGTCAATTCGGATGTTGGATATTTAATCATGTTGTACACCTTTTTGTAAACAGTTCGGGATGCAGGAACTTTTAATTTATCGTATTTGGCAACCAAATCGCTTAATGAAAGTGTTGGTGCAATTGTCGCAAGCTGATCAATATCAAACCCTGTAATATCTTTCAACTGTTTTGTGGTTAGATTAGGAGATGCTTTTGCAATTTCAAAATAGTGAGACCAGTCAATCTCAAAATCTTTTGGATTAAATTTCCAAGATGGTTTAAACTGAACATCACTATCCATCCTACTTCCCCATACAGGCAACCAATTTGGTGAAGCTGCTGGTGGATCAACGCTCCAAGATAGAATGGCCCGCAAAGTGGGCAATAAAGGAGAACTGCAACCCGAAAATCTATTGGTTTTTTTCTTTAATGTAGCCACATATTGAATTGGGAAAATATATTTTCCGTTGCAATCTTTGTGGTTCGGTATGTCATGCACGTTGACAGCCACAGACCCTTGATCTATAAAACCGGCTCCATCGTGAAAATCCAAATAAAACCTTACGTGTTCAAATGAACCAAAATGACATAAATTACCAGAATACCCCGATGGTCTTTTGATAGAAAAGGTAGCTTCCATGTTTGTTGTGTCAGGATTATAACCAACACAGGTAAGTTGTTCATAACCCGTATCGGATACGAGTTGCATAATTGGTTTTAGCTTGCTTCCCACAATATTGCCAAAATAATTAGGATTTTTTGCAAGCATGTGACTAAAATGTGAACGCTCTGGTTTCACAATTAAATCTGGACTTTTCTCTGAATTTTCTATTTTCATTTTCTTAATTAATTTTATGTGCCAACTCTTTGATTGGATTTTCGGCTTACTCCATTAATTATTTTTCTATTGCTAAATATTACAAAAAGAGATATTACTAAAATGCTATAAAAGAGGCAAGAAAATCAATTACTAAAAAAATACAAATCATTTTTTGGGGCTTATTTCACAAATAATGAAAACTAATAATCAAAATTATTATTTTTATAAAAATTCAATTAACGTATAAATACTTGTTTTTAAGATACTTATGTTAAATAATAAAATAAATTAAATTGAACCTCAATTTCTCTTACAATAAAATTTACAACTACTCTATGCATCATTAAAATAAAATCTTGAAGCTATTGACTCCACAAAAACATTTCTATATTTGCATTCTAGCACAGTATTTCATGGATTACGATCAATTTATTTTCTGTCTCGAAGCCGTTGTCGATGTAGAAACGAGCACCATTACCGAAGTTGTTAAAAATCTGGAACAATTAGCCGCAGAAGAAGGTATTGCCAGCATTTATAAAACCTGCGATACTATAGAAGGATTGGAAGAAAGCTTGAATGCCTTGCTCTATGATGATCACAATTTTAAAGATTATGAAATCATTTACATGGTCATGCAGGGTGAAGAAAACAATATTTGTCTTAATGAATATTACTATAGTTTTGAAGAATTAGCCGAACTATTTGAAGGAAAAATGAAAGGTAAGATTATACATTTTGCCAATGCCAAAGTTGTAAACTTAAGCGAAGAAGAAGCACAATATTTTCTGGATGTTACAGGAGCGCGGGCAGTTTCAGGTTATGGAACTGCATTTCGCGACCTAAACAGTTATCCAATAGACAAAGCTTTCTTCAGCCTCTATCAAGATAATAATGATGTGGTTGAGATTGTGGAAGAGTTATTTCAAAAACACTATGCGCTTTGCAAACTGCTCGATTTCAGACTGTATTATTAGTTGGTGAGCCTCAGTAATTCCTACTTTAAACTATACTTTTTCTTTTGTCGAAAAAGTGAATTGGTTTTCTGCTCATTGGGTTAAAAATTAACGATTTTAAAGCTTCATTGGTCGTAAACTCAATTTTTGGTGATACCCGCAACTTGGCTCTGAAATGGTCTTTTAATTCTTGTAAAAAAGCATCTGAAGGTTCTTTTACAGCTATTTTTATCATAATTTCATCTGTACCCAATTCGTTTGTTGAAATTTCGATAATGTGGCTTTCTATAGCATCAAAATCATTCAAAACATCATTCATTGCTGGCGGATACAAGGTTGTTCCTTTGTATTTTATCATTTGCTGTTTTCTTCCAATAACAGGACCAACACGCATTGTATTACGCCCGCACAAACAAGGATCTGAATACAATTGTACAATATCACCAGTTTTGAAACGAACCAATGGCATCGCTTCTATCCCTAAAGTAGTAAAAGTCAGTTCTCCGGCTTCTCCGTTTTTTACCCGATTATTTTGTTCGTCCAATACTTCGACTATAATCAATTCGGGATGATGATGTCCTCCTACTCCATGTTGGCATTCGGTAAAAGCTGTACTCATTTCGGTAGAAGCATAGGTAGAAAACAACTTAATATTCCATTTATCCGTAATTTTTTTAGACAACACATTCATACTAAAATCTTGATTTCTCAAAGATTCTCCTATACAAATAGCGCCTTTTATACTCGAATTATTAAAATCGATTTTATGATTTTCGGCATATTCAATCAACTTCAAAAGGAAAGAAGGGACGGTTATCAAATAGGTAGGTTTGTATTTTAGGATTGAATCCCATTGCAGTTCGGGAATTCCGGCGCCAACCCGAATGACTCCAACTTTCATTTTTCTAAGACCCAAAAAATAAGCCAAACCTGCCATAAAACGCCTATCTATAGTAGTCATTAACTGTACAATATCACCTTCTTTGATACCGGCACAATCAAACGAAATGGCTTCATTATAGGCCAATCGATCCAAGTCTTTGTCTGTTAATCCAAAGGTTACTGGATCACCCAAAGTTCCTGATGTAGTGGCATAATCAATAATTGCATTTGCAGGAACACACAAAAAATCATCATTGTATTTTTGTAAATCTTCCTTTAAGGTAACAGGTAAAAGTGACAAATCCTCCAGTGTTTTTATACGGCTAATATCAATATTCTTGCTGGCATACAATTTTTTGTAAAAAGGAGAATGGGTGTTTACATACTTCAAAAGTTCGGATAACTTTTCCTCTTGAAAGGTTTTAATTTCGTCTGAAGTAGCGGTCTCTATCTTTGGAATCATTGTAGTTTTCTTTTAATTTTCTTTAGGTATTTTTCTATTGCTTCTTTTTGAGGCAGTGTTGTAATCTCTTTGGTCAAGGCTTTATTGAATTGTTCCTGCGCCAATGCATATTCTCCTTTTTGATAATAATAAACACCCACTTTATTATAAACCACCCAATAATCCGGATTCAACGATTGATAATTGGCAATAAAATTCTCAGGTAACTCTTTTTTGTTTTCTAAAAAAATGTCCATTTTACGATCTTCGATTCGGAACAACTCATAATTTTTATATTGGGTAGTTTCCAGAAAAGGATCTTTGGCAATATTTAATTTTTCGTCTTCCAATGAAACTATTGAATCATTCTGTTTTCTATATTTAAAAACTGTATTCAAATCGTAACACACAAATTCTCCCATCTGATAAGGATTTGCAGAAACCCAAACCAACAATTGAGCCGGTTTGAAAACAATTCCGTGATGGGATAACAACTGATTTATTGCTTTTTCATTACCATATCCCAAAGGTAAATCATTTAACCCGTCTTTGTTTCTAAGAATATCAACAGCAATCTGAGGTGTTATTTTTGGACTTTTATCCAATAATTGGGTCATTCTGTCAAAACGATATTGCGAATGGCTGTCCTTAATTTGTTTTAGATTTCGCTCATTATTCTTCAACCCCTCACTCTGAAAATGATTGGAACAAATTAATTCATTGCCATCGTTTACCTCAAACACTTCCAGTCTATCTGGTGCAATTTCTATTAAAACGGCCTTATTATCTTTGGCGCTTCCGACCATTATAGATTCAGAAACAAAAACTTTTTTACTTTTGGCAATTTCGACTGCTTCGTCTATTGTTGATGCATACTGAATAATTTCGCGTGTCAAAATAGAAATGGGTGTTTTTGCAACTAATGGAATCTTAGATTTCCCGGCATTGATGGTAACGGTCAACCCTTCCATATTCATACCAGAACATACTCCAATCATTCCAGGCCAGGTAACCATCATAAAAGGATGTCCTTCTTTCGGTTTTATAAACGTGACTATTTTATCTTTCGCGAAAGCGTCTCCCGCATAAAAATCAAAATTCCTACCCAAAATTAAGCTACCGTCTTCGGATTTATCACCCCAAACTGCAAATGAAGTGCAGCCTACCAAAGCCAAATCCTGTACTGCATGCCCTATATCATGAGCACCATGCAAATACAAATCCCTTAAAAAATTTGGCGCTATATAGTCTAAATCTTTTGGTGCATAACGGGAAATACCAAAAATCTCAGATTGATATTCATTGGCAACATTGAGATATAATTTTCGATTATACCATTTTAAAAAGTTTCTCAATACTTGCTTTTTGAAATTTGAAGGAACAATTTGATTTATCTTATCAAAAAAAACATATTCCTGTTTCTTTAATAGAGAATCCGACAAACTTCCGATCATCAGGCCTCTTTCCAAAGGATCGCCTTCTACATAAAGTTCCCAAAGATTCTGTTTGTTCTTTAGCAAAAAATTATTGCCAGAATAAAAAACAGTATTCGATTGTTTTTTTACAGTTGGAAGCGATTTATCATATGCTGTCAAGTCAGGTTGATGATGCATTGAATTGGATGTACCACAAGAAGTCACTAAAAAAACAGAAACAACTAAAATAATATATCGAATTTGCTTTTTCATTTGCTAAATCTCGCCTGAACTATTGCTTGAATTAATTTTGTTCACTAAGTACTCTTTCCCAACGATTTCAGAGCAGGTGACCACTGCCCCAATTGTTACTCCCAGAACACCGTGCATGTTTATACTTTGACCTGTTAGATAAAGGTTATCCAGCTTTGTTTTTGATGCTATAAAGGTTTTCATTGGGTTATTCGAATCCTTTTCGTAACCATACATATTGCCGTTGTGACCACCAATATAATCTCTATACGAAAGTGGTGTCGAACTATGAACCGACTTGATACAATCCTTTATACCCGGGAATTTGAGTTCAATTTCTTCCAGAAAACGTTCTGTTTTTCTAGTTTTAAAAGCATCGTAACTTTCTCCCCTGTCTTCTTTTTCGGCAGTAGTATTATACGTTTGTTCCCAGGGTTTTAAATCCTCAAATTTCATGTAGGTTATAAAAGTCATTCCCTCTGCCCAGCCATCGTTCTTTTTGGAAGCATTCATTGATGCCATAAAAGCTTTAGGCCAAGTTTCATCGGTATATTCATGGGCAGTCCAAACTTCAGCACTATTCTTAAAATGGTAATAGTTTCGGTTTAAATATTTGAATGATTCCGGTTTAAAAACAATGTACAGACTAAATGCAGAAACACCTCCTTCCAGACTGGAAATTCTATTTACAAAAGCCTTTCTGAAATTATCTTCCCCTGCCATTTTTAAAGTAGCCTTCGGATCTATATTGGATATAAAGTATTGGCCAAAAACGACAGAACCATCTTTCATTTTGGCGCATTTCACTGCATTTTTTTCTACTTCAAGCTCTACAACTTCTTTGTATTTATAAACTTCGCCACCGTGCTTTTTGAGTTGTTTTATCAACTGCTTAGTAATCTGGCTTCCTCCATTTATACAACGCCAGGCACTTTGGATATACGAATTAACAGAAAGAGCATGAACATAAAAAGGAGATTTATCGGCAATTCCGGCATACAAAAAATTGGTTCCGCCAAGCACTGCTCTCAGCATCTCATTTGTTGTCAGTTCGTCTATAAACTGTTTGGCATTGACAGAGAGAATCGAATTATCATATTGACCTTCTGCTTTTAAATTATAAAGAGGAAACGAATCACAGGTGGCAATTATCGCATCACAATATTTTTGAATCGTTTCCCTTTCTTCCGGAAACGACTTGACTAATTGATTTATAAAATTATCATAACCCTGAGCATGTGGAAATTCTTGATTTTTATCTTCAAAAGAAACGATATCAAATCCGTCCAGATCTAATTGCTTTAGTTTCAAATCGTCCATAATACCCAGATATTTAAAATATCGGTACAGATTCTGGCCTTCACTTAAACCGCCGATATAATGAATTCCTGTATCAAAAATAGTTTTATCACGCACAAACGTTTGCAGATTTCCTCCAAACTGATTGTTTTTTTCAAGCACACAAACCTTGTAGCCTTCTTTGGCCAGGATTATAGCAGAGACCAATCCGCCCAATCCGCTTCCAATTATTACTACATCATAATGCTCTTTCATTACTGTATTTTTTTCTTTAACACGATTAAATTAAGTATTTCCTCTTCTATTTCAAAACCCAAAGCTAAAATACTATCTTTTAGAGTATTCACATTCAATAAAATAATTGTAGTTACCAAATTACATATTTCATCAAAATTAATCTCCAATTCATTATTTGAAATCAAAACAACATTGTATTTTTTTTGAACCAATTCCTTTACATTTTCAATGTAATGAATGTTCCTTTTCTTTAAGATATAATTGGTTTTGGCAACGGCTCTATTCCATTCATTCGAAATAAATGAATCGATTTTTCTTTGTGGTTCCTGCAAAGAAAGCAAGATATCCAATTGTCCAAAATC
Coding sequences within:
- a CDS encoding substrate-binding domain-containing protein, whose translation is MNPIIKYTLLLFLASLSLVSCKQESGNKIKVGFSQAMTTDDWRKQMNSSIKVEASLRPEVNLTIRDANNNVDKQIEDIERFISNKVDVIIVSPIESKPLTAVVEKSIKAGIPVLVVDRKIDSEKYTAYLGADNIEVGRIAAKYIISKSRGSGKIIEIMGASGSSPAYERSIGFNQIIQDNPRFKIINTIQGDWEKESVKEPLRKILLQNHDVEYIFAHNDRMALSAWETAKTLGLEKKIKFIGVDGLNSINGGIELVKNGILDGTILYPTGGNEALKLALKIYNNEPIAKNNILKTIVIDQVNAEIIENQMDKVDQQQKVIESQQGAIKVQEKEYASQNNLVRLLSFFLIIILSLAIYSIYSTISISRNKKKLELINQTVIDQNNEIQKISEIAKKSNEAKLNFFTGLSHEFKTPITLIMSYVESLIENDKIKGTALIEEVKLIHKNSNRLLRLINQLLDFRKIEEQKFTLRASNTKIYNFSIDVMANFKGEAARRNIDFQLTCKNKNLELFIDRGLMDKVYFNLLSNAFKFTPDNGKIIIAIIENSDNTVKICFKDSGIGIPENELDMVFNPFFRASNNNKNSSGIGLYLSEEFVELHHGKIELKSKQGCEFIVTLLKGNKHLKASEIVDKIDNQNNTSNFLIDNINSEADIEIAKAHSESEKHTLLIIEDNVELVAFLKVKLSNEYSVYLSDGSDAVEKAMEIIPDIIICDINLVDKNGYEISKELKKDLRTSHIPIIILTAQSNKESVLKGLESGVDQYLTKPFSLSVLRQSISSLLFNREKLRYYYTNNIYRVEPESKFGNQEQSFITKMNDIINLNVENPKFSVEDLAEKLNVSRVQLYRKVKAIIGINISDHINNVKLEKAAELLKSNTMNISEIAYSLGFSSPNYFSTAFKNKFGISPKEYKSSN
- a CDS encoding DUF1360 domain-containing protein, yielding MNDLEKYFIVVIIVWRLTHLISSEDGPFDFIIKIRKFAGNSFFGTLMDCFYCLSIWIGLLCACFVSRCWQEIVVLTLYYSGASILLEKLTNKNFN
- a CDS encoding DUF6642 family protein, which encodes MDYDQFIFCLEAVVDVETSTITEVVKNLEQLAAEEGIASIYKTCDTIEGLEESLNALLYDDHNFKDYEIIYMVMQGEENNICLNEYYYSFEELAELFEGKMKGKIIHFANAKVVNLSEEEAQYFLDVTGARAVSGYGTAFRDLNSYPIDKAFFSLYQDNNDVVEIVEELFQKHYALCKLLDFRLYY
- a CDS encoding AMP-binding protein — its product is MIPKIETATSDEIKTFQEEKLSELLKYVNTHSPFYKKLYASKNIDISRIKTLEDLSLLPVTLKEDLQKYNDDFLCVPANAIIDYATTSGTLGDPVTFGLTDKDLDRLAYNEAISFDCAGIKEGDIVQLMTTIDRRFMAGLAYFLGLRKMKVGVIRVGAGIPELQWDSILKYKPTYLITVPSFLLKLIEYAENHKIDFNNSSIKGAICIGESLRNQDFSMNVLSKKITDKWNIKLFSTYASTEMSTAFTECQHGVGGHHHPELIIVEVLDEQNNRVKNGEAGELTFTTLGIEAMPLVRFKTGDIVQLYSDPCLCGRNTMRVGPVIGRKQQMIKYKGTTLYPPAMNDVLNDFDAIESHIIEISTNELGTDEIMIKIAVKEPSDAFLQELKDHFRAKLRVSPKIEFTTNEALKSLIFNPMSRKPIHFFDKRKSIV
- a CDS encoding C45 family autoproteolytic acyltransferase/hydolase, whose product is MKKQIRYIILVVSVFLVTSCGTSNSMHHQPDLTAYDKSLPTVKKQSNTVFYSGNNFLLKNKQNLWELYVEGDPLERGLMIGSLSDSLLKKQEYVFFDKINQIVPSNFKKQVLRNFLKWYNRKLYLNVANEYQSEIFGISRYAPKDLDYIAPNFLRDLYLHGAHDIGHAVQDLALVGCTSFAVWGDKSEDGSLILGRNFDFYAGDAFAKDKIVTFIKPKEGHPFMMVTWPGMIGVCSGMNMEGLTVTINAGKSKIPLVAKTPISILTREIIQYASTIDEAVEIAKSKKVFVSESIMVGSAKDNKAVLIEIAPDRLEVFEVNDGNELICSNHFQSEGLKNNERNLKQIKDSHSQYRFDRMTQLLDKSPKITPQIAVDILRNKDGLNDLPLGYGNEKAINQLLSHHGIVFKPAQLLVWVSANPYQMGEFVCYDLNTVFKYRKQNDSIVSLEDEKLNIAKDPFLETTQYKNYELFRIEDRKMDIFLENKKELPENFIANYQSLNPDYWVVYNKVGVYYYQKGEYALAQEQFNKALTKEITTLPQKEAIEKYLKKIKRKLQ
- a CDS encoding phytoene desaturase family protein is translated as MKEHYDVVIIGSGLGGLVSAIILAKEGYKVCVLEKNNQFGGNLQTFVRDKTIFDTGIHYIGGLSEGQNLYRYFKYLGIMDDLKLKQLDLDGFDIVSFEDKNQEFPHAQGYDNFINQLVKSFPEERETIQKYCDAIIATCDSFPLYNLKAEGQYDNSILSVNAKQFIDELTTNEMLRAVLGGTNFLYAGIADKSPFYVHALSVNSYIQSAWRCINGGSQITKQLIKQLKKHGGEVYKYKEVVELEVEKNAVKCAKMKDGSVVFGQYFISNIDPKATLKMAGEDNFRKAFVNRISSLEGGVSAFSLYIVFKPESFKYLNRNYYHFKNSAEVWTAHEYTDETWPKAFMASMNASKKNDGWAEGMTFITYMKFEDLKPWEQTYNTTAEKEDRGESYDAFKTRKTERFLEEIELKFPGIKDCIKSVHSSTPLSYRDYIGGHNGNMYGYEKDSNNPMKTFIASKTKLDNLYLTGQSINMHGVLGVTIGAVVTCSEIVGKEYLVNKINSSNSSGEI